In a single window of the Nicotiana tomentosiformis chromosome 8, ASM39032v3, whole genome shotgun sequence genome:
- the LOC104091781 gene encoding 14 kDa proline-rich protein DC2.15-like translates to MAKFAVSSIALLLTLNILFFTMVSSTDVPCPPPPHPKPHPTPKPHPKPTPTPSTPSTPSSNGKCPKDTLKLNVCANLLNDLVHLVIGSSPAKTECCSLIQGLADVDAAVCLCTAIKANVLGINLNVPLSLSLLLNNCGKYAPKNFQCA, encoded by the coding sequence ATGGCTAAGTTTGCTGTATCCTCCATTGCCCTTCTCCTCACTTTGAACATTCTCTTCTTCACTATGGTTAGCTCCACTGATGTCCCATGCCCACCACCCCCACACCCCAAGCCCCACCCTACCCCCAAGCCCCACCCCAAGCCTACCCCTACCCCTTCTACCCCATCAACCCCGTCATCAAATGGTAAGTGCCCAAAGGACACACTTAAGCTAAATGTGTGTGCCAACTTGTTGAATGACTTGGTGCACCTTGTTATTGGAAGTAGCCCAGCCAAGACTGAGTGTTGCTCTCTAATTCAAGGACTTGCTGATGTTGATGCTGCAGTTTGCCTTTGTACTGCTATTAAAGCCAATGTGTTGGGAATTAACCTTAATGTCCCTCTTTCCCTTAGCTTGTTGCTCAACAACTGTGGAAAGTATGCTCCCAAGAACTTCCAATGCGCATAA
- the LOC104091788 gene encoding 14 kDa proline-rich protein DC2.15-like, which produces MAKFAASSIALVLTLNILFFTMVSSTDVPCPPPPHSKPHPTPKPHPKPTPTPSTPSTPSSNGKCPKDTLKLNVCANLLNDLVHLVIGSSPAKTECCSLIQGLADVDAAVCLCTAIKANVLGINLNVPLSLSLLLNNCGKYAPKNFQCA; this is translated from the coding sequence ATGGCTAAGTTTGCTGCATCTTCCATTGCCCTTGTTCTCACTTTGAACATTCTCTTTTTCACTATGGTTAGTTCCACTGATGTCCCATGCCCACCACCCCCACACTCCAAGCCCCACCCTACCCCCAAGCCCCACCCCAAGCCTACCCCTACCCCCTCTACTCCATCAACCCCGTCATCAAATGGTAAGTGTCCAAAGGACACACTTAAGCTAAATGTGTGTGCCAACTTGTTGAATGACTTGGTGCACCTTGTTATTGGAAGTAGCCCAGCCAAGACTGAGTGTTGCTCTCTAATTCAAGGACTTGCTGATGTTGATGCTGCAGTTTGCCTTTGCACTGCTATTAAAGCCAATGTGTTGGGAATTAACCTTAATGTCCCTCTTTCCCTTAGCTTGTTGCTCAACAACTGCGGAAAGTATGCACCCAAGAACTTCCAATGCGCATAA